A genomic stretch from Bordetella sp. N includes:
- a CDS encoding M20 family metallopeptidase: MTRHAAVERAQKYFDDGTLFADVARRVAQPTESQNPDRAAELRAYLDKEMRPTLEALGFTCRVLEHPRAKGPFLFAERIEDPALTTVFSYGHGDVVPGMEGRWRDALNPWELTLKGDRWYGRGVADNKGQHSINLAALKCVLETRGKLGFNVKYLIEMGEEMGSPGLFEVCETHRDLLRGDVLIASDGPRLLAERPTLFMGSRAIINVDLEINAREGGHHSGNWGGLLSNPGIQLANAIATIVGPTGKILVPEWMPAELPDSVRRALADCSLDMADGPAIDPNWGEPGFSAAEKVYGWSSAEVLSFVCGNPDKPVHAIPPRAWARMQLRYCVGVDPEEVVPALRRHLDRLGYTMIELSSPRQDIAPATRLDPDHPWVQWAAASISETTGKKPAILPNLGGTLPNHCFSDALGMPTLWVPHSYAGCSQHAPNEHLPVAIAREGMAIMAGLYWDLGEEKTPPYRA; encoded by the coding sequence ATGACTCGTCACGCAGCCGTTGAGCGCGCCCAGAAATATTTCGACGACGGCACCTTGTTCGCGGACGTGGCGCGCCGCGTGGCGCAGCCGACCGAAAGTCAGAACCCCGACCGCGCCGCCGAGTTGCGCGCGTATCTGGACAAGGAGATGCGGCCGACCCTGGAAGCGCTGGGCTTCACCTGTCGGGTGCTGGAGCATCCGCGCGCCAAGGGGCCTTTCCTGTTCGCCGAACGCATCGAGGATCCCGCGCTGACCACCGTCTTTTCCTACGGCCACGGCGATGTGGTGCCGGGCATGGAAGGGCGCTGGCGCGATGCGCTGAATCCCTGGGAGCTGACGCTCAAGGGCGACCGCTGGTATGGCCGCGGCGTCGCCGACAACAAGGGGCAGCATTCGATCAATCTGGCCGCGCTCAAGTGCGTTCTGGAGACCCGCGGCAAGCTGGGCTTCAACGTCAAGTACCTGATCGAAATGGGCGAGGAGATGGGCTCGCCCGGCCTGTTCGAAGTATGCGAGACGCACCGCGACCTGCTGCGTGGGGACGTGCTGATCGCGTCGGACGGCCCGCGCCTGCTGGCCGAGCGGCCGACGCTGTTCATGGGCTCGCGCGCCATCATCAACGTCGACCTGGAAATCAATGCGCGCGAAGGCGGGCATCATTCAGGGAATTGGGGCGGGCTGCTGTCGAATCCCGGTATCCAGCTGGCCAATGCCATCGCCACCATCGTCGGTCCCACGGGCAAGATCCTGGTGCCTGAATGGATGCCGGCGGAGTTGCCGGATTCCGTGCGGCGCGCGCTGGCGGATTGTTCGCTGGACATGGCGGACGGGCCCGCGATCGATCCCAACTGGGGCGAGCCGGGTTTCTCGGCGGCGGAAAAGGTCTATGGCTGGAGTTCGGCTGAAGTGCTGTCCTTCGTCTGCGGCAATCCGGACAAGCCGGTGCACGCGATCCCGCCACGCGCGTGGGCACGCATGCAGTTGCGCTATTGCGTGGGCGTGGATCCTGAAGAAGTGGTGCCGGCTTTGCGGCGCCATCTGGACCGGCTTGGCTACACCATGATCGAGCTGTCCAGCCCGCGCCAGGACATCGCGCCGGCCACGCGGCTGGATCCGGATCATCCCTGGGTGCAATGGGCGGCCGCGTCGATCAGCGAGACCACGGGGAAGAAGCCGGCGATCCTGCCGAATCTGGGCGGGACCTTGCCGAATCATTGCTTCAGCGATGCCTTGGGGATGCCCACGCTGTGGGTGCCGCATTCGTACGCGGGCTGCTCGCAGCATGCGCCCAACGAGCACCTGCCCGTGGCCATCGCCCGTGAAGGCATGGCCATCATGGCAGGGCTCTATTGGGACCTGGGCGAGGAGAAGACCCCCCCGTACCGCGCGTAG
- a CDS encoding ABC transporter ATP-binding protein, translated as MSADMANRPPAAAAGETVLDVRGLAVEIPTTNGLLRPVRGVDLSVAAGETLAIVGESGCGKSLTSLAIMGLLPRHARVTAQTIALKGATLQGLSDRDWRKLRGNRMAMIFQDPMTALDPCYRIGDQMVEVLRQHRKVSRADAIARCLSLLRQVGISSPEQRLEQYPHQLSGGLRQRVMIAMALSCEPELIIADEPTTALDVTIQAQILHLLARIQRETGIGLVLITHDLGVVAGIADRVAVMYGGQVVETGSCMDVLTRPLHPYTEGLLRSIPVPGATRRGELLGYIPGVVPRQTGELTRCGFMERCPYANAACAAGPVALRVAAVDGAGRQAPHVDHTVRCVLPLDGSGRAADAWQRHTQGGAVATEPVVVEGAA; from the coding sequence ATGAGCGCGGATATGGCAAACCGGCCGCCGGCTGCCGCGGCGGGCGAGACGGTCCTCGACGTGCGCGGCCTGGCGGTGGAGATACCCACCACCAATGGACTGTTGCGCCCGGTGCGCGGTGTGGATTTGAGCGTCGCGGCGGGCGAGACCCTGGCCATCGTGGGCGAATCGGGCTGCGGCAAAAGTTTGACGTCCCTGGCCATCATGGGGCTGTTGCCGCGCCACGCGCGCGTCACGGCACAAACGATCGCGCTCAAGGGCGCGACCTTGCAGGGGCTGTCCGACCGCGACTGGCGCAAATTGCGCGGCAATCGCATGGCCATGATTTTCCAGGACCCCATGACCGCCCTGGATCCCTGTTATCGCATCGGCGACCAGATGGTGGAGGTGCTGCGCCAGCATCGCAAGGTCAGCCGCGCCGACGCCATCGCGCGCTGCCTGTCGCTGTTGCGCCAGGTCGGCATCTCTTCGCCGGAACAACGGCTTGAGCAATACCCGCATCAGCTGTCGGGCGGCCTGCGCCAGCGGGTCATGATCGCCATGGCCTTGTCGTGCGAACCCGAGCTGATCATCGCGGATGAGCCGACCACGGCGCTGGACGTGACCATCCAGGCGCAGATCCTGCATCTGCTGGCCCGCATCCAGCGCGAAACGGGTATCGGTCTGGTCTTGATCACGCACGACCTGGGCGTGGTGGCGGGGATCGCGGACAGGGTGGCGGTGATGTACGGTGGTCAGGTGGTGGAGACTGGTAGCTGTATGGACGTCCTGACGCGGCCGCTGCATCCCTATACGGAAGGCCTGCTGCGCTCCATTCCCGTACCCGGGGCGACGCGGCGGGGCGAATTGCTGGGCTACATCCCCGGCGTGGTGCCGCGTCAGACCGGTGAGCTGACGCGTTGCGGGTTTATGGAACGCTGCCCATACGCGAACGCGGCCTGCGCGGCTGGGCCGGTAGCTCTGCGTGTCGCGGCCGTGGATGGCGCGGGGCGCCAGGCGCCCCACGTCGATCACACCGTGCGTTGCGTCCTGCCTCTCGACGGCAGCGGCCGCGCCGCCGATGCGTGGCAACGCCACACACAGGGCGGGGCCGTGGCAACCGAGCCAGTGGTCGTGGAGGGCGCGGCATGA
- a CDS encoding ABC transporter permease, with protein MNMQAAQAGNSPQTAAAGVPAAVPVVHTLSPRQIAVRRALRHGGFWFGGGILLVILLCAIFAPLLTSADPALQDLGKRLIPPVWAPRGSWEHLLGTDALGRDYFARLVYGARISLVVGVLTVLVSGTLGTALGVAAGYWGGRVDLVINFILTIRLTLPVVLVALVVVAVVGNSLPLLILVIGLLLWDRFAIVTRSATQLIVNREFIGAARAIGSSTPRILFKEVLPNLTGPLVVVTSIEMAHAILLEATLSFLGLGVQPPLFTWGLMIAEAKNQLMFRPYLIAIPGAALVLLVLAINMLGDALRDATAPEGKA; from the coding sequence ATGAACATGCAAGCTGCCCAGGCGGGAAATTCGCCCCAAACCGCGGCCGCCGGTGTGCCCGCCGCGGTGCCCGTGGTACATACCCTGTCGCCGCGCCAGATCGCCGTGCGGCGCGCGCTGCGTCATGGCGGCTTCTGGTTCGGTGGCGGCATCCTGCTGGTGATCCTGCTCTGTGCCATCTTCGCGCCGCTGCTGACGTCGGCGGACCCGGCCTTGCAGGACCTGGGCAAGCGTCTGATTCCGCCCGTATGGGCGCCCAGGGGCAGTTGGGAGCACCTGCTGGGCACCGACGCGCTGGGCCGCGATTATTTCGCCCGGCTGGTCTATGGCGCGCGTATATCACTGGTGGTGGGTGTGTTGACCGTCCTGGTCTCGGGCACCCTGGGCACCGCGCTGGGCGTGGCCGCCGGCTATTGGGGCGGGCGGGTCGACCTGGTGATCAATTTCATCTTGACCATACGCCTGACCCTGCCGGTGGTGCTGGTGGCGCTGGTGGTGGTGGCCGTGGTGGGCAATTCCTTGCCCTTGCTGATCCTGGTGATCGGGCTGCTGTTGTGGGATCGCTTTGCCATCGTCACGCGTAGCGCCACGCAGCTGATCGTGAATCGCGAGTTCATCGGCGCGGCGCGCGCCATCGGCAGTTCGACCCCACGCATCCTGTTCAAGGAAGTCCTGCCCAATCTGACGGGGCCGCTGGTGGTGGTGACGTCGATCGAAATGGCGCACGCCATTCTGCTGGAGGCGACGCTGTCCTTTCTTGGCCTGGGCGTGCAGCCGCCGCTGTTCACCTGGGGCCTGATGATCGCGGAGGCCAAGAACCAGCTGATGTTCCGGCCCTATCTGATCGCGATTCCTGGTGCCGCGCTGGTGTTGCTGGTGCTGGCCATCAATATGTTGGGCGACGCCTTGCGCGACGCCACGGCGCCGGAGGGCAAGGCATGA
- a CDS encoding ABC transporter ATP-binding protein has protein sequence MNLEANTILDPQAATREGPLEESGTMPPQPLLRASAVTRDYKVGGGTLQALRGVDLDVYEGQTLGLVGESGCGKSTLAKLLLGMEAPTSGTVLVGGRPITAYDRLARARLIQPVFQDPYSSLNPRMTVAAIIGATLEVRGERAAIRARKVADTAHAVGLPAHLLNAYPSQLSGGQRQRVAIARALIGEPKILICDEPTSALDVSVQSQILNLLSGLQRDFNLTMVLISHNLAVVHHLVDRVAVMYLGAVVEEGATDAVFNAPRHPYTAALLGSVLAPTPGAGLPDIPVSGEFPSPLHPPSGCAFHPRCPRAQPICAQETPRMAGVAHRHVCHFPLQQEIPS, from the coding sequence ATGAATCTCGAAGCCAACACCATCCTCGATCCGCAAGCCGCAACGCGTGAAGGTCCGCTGGAAGAATCGGGCACGATGCCGCCGCAGCCCTTGCTGCGCGCCAGCGCGGTGACCCGCGATTACAAGGTCGGCGGCGGCACCCTGCAGGCCTTGCGCGGCGTGGACCTCGACGTCTATGAAGGCCAGACCCTGGGCCTGGTGGGCGAATCCGGCTGCGGTAAAAGTACGCTGGCCAAGCTGCTGCTGGGGATGGAGGCGCCCACGTCCGGAACGGTGCTGGTGGGCGGCCGTCCCATCACGGCATACGATCGCCTGGCGCGCGCACGTCTGATCCAGCCCGTCTTCCAGGACCCTTATTCTTCACTCAATCCGCGCATGACGGTGGCCGCCATCATCGGCGCGACGCTTGAAGTGCGTGGCGAACGTGCCGCGATCCGGGCGCGCAAGGTTGCCGATACCGCCCATGCCGTGGGGCTGCCGGCGCATCTGCTCAATGCCTATCCCAGCCAGTTGTCGGGCGGCCAGCGCCAGCGCGTGGCCATTGCCCGCGCGCTGATCGGCGAGCCGAAGATCCTGATCTGCGATGAACCGACTTCCGCCCTGGACGTGTCGGTGCAATCGCAGATCCTGAATCTGCTCAGTGGCTTGCAGCGCGACTTCAACCTGACCATGGTGTTGATCAGCCACAACCTGGCGGTGGTCCATCATCTTGTCGATCGCGTGGCCGTGATGTACCTGGGCGCGGTGGTGGAGGAAGGGGCGACCGATGCGGTGTTCAACGCGCCGCGCCATCCTTATACCGCCGCCTTGCTGGGTTCGGTGCTGGCGCCGACGCCGGGCGCCGGCCTGCCCGATATTCCCGTGTCCGGAGAATTCCCCAGCCCGTTGCATCCGCCGTCGGGCTGTGCCTTCCACCCGCGCTGTCCGCGCGCCCAGCCGATCTGCGCGCAAGAGACGCCGCGCATGGCGGGTGTCGCGCACCGCCATGTCTGCCATTTTCCTTTGCAGCAGGAGATCCCATCATGA